Genomic DNA from Cucumis melo cultivar AY chromosome 10, USDA_Cmelo_AY_1.0, whole genome shotgun sequence:
GAAAAAGTACAACAAAGCTTGGGGTCTATTGAATATGTGAAGACTGGAAAACAAATAGGAGATATCTTTACAAAAGTTTTGAATGGAGCTCGAATAGACGACCCATGTAACAAGTTGGGCATGATTATATGCTTTCGTTTGAGGGGCAGTGTTATGGTATACATAATTATACAAGCTTATTAGTTTTTTGCTTTTAATGTAATTTACTGATCTTTATTCAGGGTTTCCATGTATGCCTATATATATTGAATTCTATTGTATAGAATGCATCAAGGATTTCTTTCATGTTTGGATCTAACTCCAACAAAGTCTATAAAACAGTTAAAAGATAGGACAAGGAGAAAATAAAAGGGAGAGAACACAGTGTACTTGAAAATGGCTTTGCAAAAGATTCAATCCCACATTGCTATTAAAACGATTTGTGCTTACCGGTTGCCTCATATGACGAATTCCAAGTTCTTTACATCTTTCTATAATCGATTGTAAGTTGATTCCCCAGTACTCAACATCCTTGTCCTGCTGTAAATTCAGAATATAGGCAACACCTTCTTCCTCTTTCAAGAAATTGATATCTTCAGGTTTTTGAGGCTGGGACCCGACAATCAAATTGTCAGCTATCACGGTATAGTTCATACCTGATTGGAGGAGCATTGTGACTATACATCAGTTTTCAGCAAACTGACATCACTTCACGTTGGAATAAGTATATTTTAACAAATCTGTTGATCATTTTACGTATCTTAAGCTAGATGCCATGAGCACAAAAAATTTATGTTTTTCCAAATTTGAACtagaaaatgaatttcaaaaAAACTAATCTATTAAAGCCAAAGTTTATGTTCATTCTTTCAACCTTCTCTTTGTTTTCAGATGAAAACAGAAGAAGTTTTCCAGAAAGATAAAACCCTGTGTTCTCTCAGCAAAAATTTATCTGTTAAAGTATCTTCCCTTTCTCTCCCTCCCTCCCACCCGTAAACCAACGTCCAGGAATTTTATGAAACCATATTCTATTGTGTACATTTTATTGGAATTTTACAACAAAATAGTTGTTCTCCGTTGACTTCGGAACCAAACAGGACGTGACCAGTAAAACTGCTTCCAATATGAGATTGCATAACCTGAAACTTTTTTATCCAAACAAAAAGAGATAACCCAAAGAAGTTATATTGAAAATCTGGAAGACGGAGCCTCTCACTCCCTGTCGTACTCATAATTCAAAGTTGTAATAAATGTTGGTATGTCAATAAAACTCAAGATCCTCTAATTAATTACTCAAACTACCACTAGCTTTTAGTAACTTCAGCAAAAAGCTACTGTAAATCATCAAAAAGTCCACACAGAAAGCTCAAAGGTGCACATCTCATACCAGAAAATCACAAAAGCACTTCAATACATCAACTTCTCAACTACGACCCATTCATTTCTCAtttcaaataaaacaaatagCCCAAAAATTACCCGTTATCGAATTTGCAGAAGCAGAGCGattaaaacattgaaacataCAAAATGGAGTTGAGttaaaacattaaaagaaaaagaagaaactgaCCCAGTTCATGGTGATACTCATAGGGGTTcctcatcatcttcttcatagCTAAATTGTACTCGTCCATCCTGTTCTTGGAAGAGGAAGGTCTGGAAGTTGAGGGGTTTTGCTGAATTCCACTCTCAGGCACTCCGCAGCAAATCCTGTTGAATCGGTAAAGGGGTTTTGAAAGAGTTGAAGAAAATGGTAAAAGTTTGTTGGGAGCATTGTTTTGAAGTGGAAAAACTCCAAATAGCGATGAAAAACACGGGAGATTAGCAGCTCCCATTTTCTTCTTGAGATGAAAAACCGCAAATAACGATCGAAGTAATCAAAATTTGTGCGATGAAATTGTATAGAATAGAAAAACTTGGGAGCTTGAGGAGCAAATCCGCCGACCTTCCACGTGGAAATAACTTCCAGAACTCACTACTACCATATGcttctattttattattattgttattgtttttatttcttaaattatTAGTTCTTTTGAGTATTTACATCAACCTAACTTATCGGGTGCAAAGCGAGAAAAGAAAGTAAATCAATTCTTTTCGGCCCTTCTTAATATTGAATTTGAAACAACTTGttctaataattaaaaattatttcaatatcAAAGTAAAATATCACTTGCATACACCTACAAATACATAATTCTTTGACATCTCACTATAGTACAAATAAATTgtccattaaaaaaaaaatgttaaacatTGGATCTTCATTTTCCCTAAATCCTCGCTTAATAAGAAAATAGGATAGTAATAATGCATGCCCTTAGGCCATTGTACATAGTTTAACGAAGATCTAAATTAATATTAAGAAGAATCAGTCTCTATATGCTTTCTGAGACCCAACAAAGAGAAGATTAAGTTTACAACACTACAAAAATTCAACTAAACAGAACAATAAATCAATCTCAGCAATCCACTAATATCTAATTCCTTTAGCAACCTCAAAGAAATGAGCTACATTTTCCTCGGGAGTACCCACAACAATGCCATGACCAAGATTCAAAATATGCTTCCCTTTGCCTGCCTTCTTCACAGTATCATTTATTCTTTTGGTGATAAATTCCTTGGATCCGAAGAGAACACCTGGGTCGACATTACCCTGAACTGCTATGTCTGCTCCCAATCGCCTTCTACCTTCAGCCATATCGACTGTCCAATCTAAGCTAACAACGTCGACACCTGTTGAAGCCAGCCTTTCAAGTAAGCCCCCAGATCCACTGGCATAAAGAATTAGTGGAAGgtctggatgtgttttcttcacGGACTCAACAATCTGCTTCAAGTAGGGGAGGCTGAATTCTTCAAAGTCCACGGGGCTGAGCTCTGTGGCCCATGAATCAAAGATTTGAACTGCTTGTGCTCCTCTGTCAGCTTGGTATTGAACGTACCTGGCCATTGAGCTCGTAAACTTCTGGAGCAATGCATGAAGAACC
This window encodes:
- the LOC103496723 gene encoding phosphoglucan phosphatase LSF2, chloroplastic isoform X2, whose translation is MGAANLPCFSSLFGVFPLQNNAPNKLLPFSSTLSKPLYRFNRICCGVPESGIQQNPSTSRPSSSKNRMDEYNLAMKKMMRNPYEYHHELGMNYTVIADNLIVGSQPQKPEDINFLKEEEGVAYILNLQQDKDVEYWGINLQSIIERCKELGIRHMRQPAKDFDPDSLRTGLPKAVSLLEWAISKGKGKVYVHCTAGLGRAPAVAIAYLYWFCGMNLNTAYEALTSKRPCGPSKRAIRGATYDLSKNDPWKEPFESLPDNAFEDIADWERNLIWDRVQCPSTFTRMMDWRT
- the LOC103496723 gene encoding phosphoglucan phosphatase LSF2, chloroplastic isoform X1 is translated as MGAANLPCFSSLFGVFPLQNNAPNKLLPFSSTLSKPLYRFNRICCGVPESGIQQNPSTSRPSSSKNRMDEYNLAMKKMMRNPYEYHHELGMNYTVIADNLIVGSQPQKPEDINFLKEEEGVAYILNLQQDKDVEYWGINLQSIIERCKELGIRHMRQPAKDFDPDSLRTGLPKAVSLLEWAISKGKGKVYVHCTAGLGRAPAVAIAYLYWFCGMNLNTAYEALTSKRPCGPSKRAIRGATYDLSKNDPWKEPFESLPDNAFEDIADWERNLIWDRERVNACRFNVLPLLQG
- the LOC103496723 gene encoding phosphoglucan phosphatase LSF2, chloroplastic isoform X3, with translation MGAANLPCFSSLFGVFPLQNNAPNKLLPFSSTLSKPLYRFNRICCGVPESGIQQNPSTSRPSSSKNRMDEYNLAMKKMMRNPYEYHHELGMNYTVIADNLIVGSQPQKPEDINFLKEEEGVAYILNLQQDKDVEYWGINLQSIIERCKELGIRHMRQPAKDFDPDSLRTGLPKAVSLLEWAISKGKGKVYVHCTAGLGRAPAVAIAYLYWFCGMNLNTAYEALTSKRPCGPSKRAIRGATYDLSKNDPWKEPFESLPDNAFEDIADWERNLIWDRVRSLRRT